The Halomonas sp. 7T genome contains a region encoding:
- a CDS encoding alpha/beta fold hydrolase: MDALEFVRVRELDIAVRIWNPSASRTLIAWHGLARHGGDFEALAHQLGSEWRILAPDTPGRGLSSWSLFPAHDYLYSHYITVALTVLDHFELKQVDWLGTSMGGLLGMLLAADPTQQRRISRLILNDVGPELNKEGLIALSSYFSLTHRFTSFADLQKELTQHYAGFGITRDAEWRALALGSARRLPDGSWTYHFDPRIGEQFIHDTPRDTWADWANIRCPLMVIRGAESTLLDAETLPRMKEVQPDLVTFTAQGCGHAPMLNNPDQVTPIRQFLNAPLITFRHSKPASAETASLPIVQWFVKQWRRLFG; the protein is encoded by the coding sequence ATGGATGCATTGGAATTTGTTCGTGTACGTGAACTTGATATCGCCGTTCGCATTTGGAACCCCAGCGCATCGCGCACGCTGATCGCGTGGCATGGCCTTGCGCGCCATGGGGGTGATTTCGAAGCGCTGGCCCACCAGCTGGGCAGCGAATGGCGCATTCTCGCGCCCGATACGCCCGGCCGCGGCCTCTCTAGTTGGTCACTGTTTCCTGCCCACGACTATCTTTATAGCCATTATATAACCGTAGCACTGACCGTCTTAGACCACTTTGAATTAAAGCAGGTAGATTGGCTAGGCACCTCAATGGGTGGGCTACTGGGCATGCTGCTTGCTGCCGACCCAACGCAGCAGCGCCGGATTTCCAGACTGATCCTTAACGATGTTGGCCCCGAACTCAATAAAGAGGGCTTAATCGCGCTATCCAGCTATTTCAGCCTAACCCACCGTTTTACGAGCTTTGCAGACCTGCAAAAAGAGTTAACGCAGCACTACGCCGGCTTTGGTATTACCCGTGATGCTGAGTGGCGAGCCCTGGCATTGGGCAGCGCGCGGCGCCTGCCTGATGGCAGCTGGACCTATCACTTCGACCCCCGTATTGGGGAGCAGTTTATCCATGACACACCGCGAGACACATGGGCTGACTGGGCCAACATCCGCTGCCCATTAATGGTCATTCGTGGTGCCGAATCGACACTGCTGGATGCCGAAACGCTGCCACGAATGAAAGAGGTGCAACCTGACTTAGTCACGTTCACCGCGCAAGGCTGCGGCCATGCCCCAATGCTGAACAATCCTGATCAAGTAACACCCATTCGGCAGTTCCTTAATGCTCCTTTGATCACCTTCAGGCATAGCAAACCAGCAAGCGCCGAGACGGCTTCGTTGCCTATTGTTCAATGGTTCGTTAAGCAGTGGCGGCGCTTGTTTGGTTAA
- a CDS encoding efflux RND transporter permease subunit — translation MNFSNFFISRPIFATVLAIILTLVGTMAMRILPIEQYPSVVPPTVSVQAQFPGADAETVAQTVAAPLAEAINGVEDMLYMTSNSADNGTMSLSVAFNIGTDGDINTINVNNRVQGALSQLPEAVQSQGVTVELRSDSILMLVALTSPSGDYNKIYMQNYATLNILDELRQVPGVGNAEVLGGGEFAMRVWMDPDKLAQYDLTPSEVAGAIRAQNTEIPAGNLAATPQSEPRAYTYTITAGGRLSGTDDFRNIFLRTNPDGSSLRLEDVARIELGASFYGVDARLNGATMTPIIINQQPGANALETADAVRTTMEELSGRFPPGLEYVTPYDTTLFIDASVETVLKTFIEAFLIVIVILFIFLQNWRFTVIAMSVVPVSVIGTFAGFYLFGFSINLLTLFALVLSIGIVVDDAILVVENVERVLSEEDDISVRDATIRAMKEVGGPVIATSLIMAAVFVPVAFLGGFTGQIYQQFAITVAISVALSALMALTFTPALSAIFIKHNLHKTKQSAFRRAITTPLRLFDRFFAGFTAVYMWFVKKLVRFWVLALALTVAVGAGSYWLYANTPSTLVPETDQGIVLVSVSLPDAASLSRTQAYMAELSSQIEAIPGVEYSSAVAGYDILSSAVNTARGIMFVNMKTWAERDLTANELVGRIMQLGASIDGGSAMAFNVPPIMGLSTTGGFTGYLQSFEGASTRELYEASLQIMQAANQHPALSRVFTTFNVNVPSYRAEIDQQKALSYGVALENINSALANTFGNGFVNFFSYQNRNFQVYLQNEDEFRKTPDDVSSVYVRGGNGERIPLSEFVTLERQTGPSVVSRFGVYAGAQFQGNPAPGYSSTQAIEAMEEVVQETLGRNWGMGWTGTAYQESNLGNTATLAIVFGILMVFLILAAQYESWSLPLAVLTATPFAFLGGIAGIVLRGLDTSVYVQIGMLVVVGLAAKNAILIVEFAELQRKEQGKTIREAAITAAELRFRPIVMTSLAFIFGTLPLALATGASDVSSHHIGTTVAVGMASVAVLGSLFIPSFYAMIATVSDWLYRKRHPNRDGNDEQTALGHDQP, via the coding sequence ATGAACTTCTCCAACTTCTTCATTAGCCGACCGATTTTCGCCACCGTATTGGCGATTATCTTGACGCTGGTAGGTACGATGGCGATGCGCATACTGCCCATTGAGCAGTATCCCAGCGTGGTACCTCCTACGGTGTCGGTGCAGGCGCAGTTCCCAGGTGCCGATGCTGAAACGGTGGCGCAGACCGTCGCTGCACCGCTGGCTGAAGCCATTAACGGTGTTGAGGACATGCTATACATGACCTCTAACAGTGCCGACAACGGCACCATGAGTCTGAGTGTCGCCTTCAATATCGGTACGGATGGTGACATCAACACCATCAACGTAAACAACCGGGTGCAGGGCGCGCTTTCGCAGCTGCCCGAGGCGGTTCAGTCGCAAGGGGTAACGGTCGAGCTACGCTCTGACTCTATCTTGATGCTGGTGGCTTTGACCTCACCCAGCGGTGACTACAACAAAATCTACATGCAGAACTACGCCACGCTGAATATTTTGGATGAGTTACGCCAAGTGCCCGGCGTAGGGAATGCTGAAGTATTAGGCGGCGGTGAGTTTGCGATGCGGGTCTGGATGGACCCCGATAAGCTGGCCCAGTACGACCTGACACCCAGCGAAGTCGCCGGTGCTATCCGCGCGCAGAATACCGAGATTCCTGCAGGTAACCTAGCCGCCACGCCACAAAGCGAGCCGCGCGCGTATACTTACACGATCACTGCCGGTGGGCGTTTGTCGGGCACTGATGATTTCCGCAATATCTTTCTGCGTACCAATCCAGACGGTTCTTCGCTGCGTTTAGAAGATGTAGCGCGTATTGAACTGGGCGCTTCGTTTTACGGGGTGGATGCGCGCTTAAACGGCGCCACCATGACGCCTATTATTATTAATCAGCAGCCTGGCGCCAACGCGTTGGAAACTGCTGATGCGGTACGCACCACGATGGAGGAGTTGTCTGGGCGTTTCCCGCCGGGGCTTGAATACGTCACGCCATATGACACCACGCTGTTTATTGATGCGTCGGTAGAAACCGTATTAAAAACCTTCATCGAAGCGTTCCTGATCGTTATCGTGATTCTGTTTATTTTCTTGCAGAACTGGCGCTTTACGGTGATTGCTATGTCGGTCGTGCCGGTATCGGTGATCGGCACCTTTGCAGGCTTTTACCTGTTTGGCTTCTCCATCAACCTGCTCACGCTGTTTGCCTTGGTGCTGTCGATAGGGATCGTGGTGGATGACGCGATACTGGTGGTCGAAAACGTCGAGCGGGTACTGAGCGAAGAAGACGATATTTCAGTACGTGATGCGACGATTCGCGCCATGAAGGAAGTGGGTGGTCCGGTTATCGCCACATCGCTCATTATGGCGGCGGTATTTGTGCCAGTAGCCTTTTTGGGTGGCTTTACCGGGCAAATTTATCAGCAGTTTGCGATTACCGTGGCGATATCGGTGGCGCTATCAGCGTTGATGGCCCTGACGTTTACCCCCGCACTGTCGGCTATTTTCATTAAGCATAACCTGCATAAAACGAAACAGTCCGCGTTTCGGCGCGCAATTACCACACCGCTGCGTCTATTTGACCGCTTCTTCGCTGGTTTTACCGCCGTTTATATGTGGTTCGTGAAAAAGCTGGTTCGCTTTTGGGTGTTAGCGCTTGCGCTAACCGTAGCGGTAGGGGCTGGGTCTTACTGGCTCTATGCGAATACGCCTTCCACGCTCGTGCCGGAAACTGACCAAGGTATTGTGTTGGTCAGCGTTTCCCTGCCCGACGCCGCGTCGCTTAGCCGAACGCAAGCTTATATGGCCGAGCTAAGTTCACAGATCGAAGCCATACCTGGCGTTGAGTACTCCTCTGCGGTCGCGGGGTATGACATTTTGTCGAGCGCCGTTAACACCGCGCGTGGCATTATGTTTGTCAATATGAAGACGTGGGCTGAACGAGACCTGACAGCAAATGAGCTGGTAGGCCGTATTATGCAGCTGGGCGCGAGTATTGATGGGGGATCGGCGATGGCATTTAACGTGCCGCCGATAATGGGGCTCTCCACAACGGGCGGTTTCACGGGCTATTTGCAATCGTTTGAGGGCGCTTCCACACGTGAGCTTTATGAAGCGTCATTGCAAATTATGCAGGCGGCTAATCAGCACCCGGCACTGAGCCGCGTGTTCACCACGTTTAATGTCAACGTGCCTTCTTACCGTGCGGAGATAGACCAGCAAAAAGCACTTAGCTACGGTGTTGCCCTTGAGAATATTAACTCAGCGCTCGCCAACACCTTCGGTAACGGGTTTGTTAACTTCTTTAGCTACCAAAACCGTAACTTCCAGGTCTATCTACAGAACGAAGATGAATTCCGTAAAACACCGGATGACGTCAGTAGCGTTTATGTTCGCGGTGGCAATGGCGAGCGTATTCCTCTTTCTGAGTTTGTCACGCTTGAACGCCAAACGGGCCCCTCTGTGGTCTCTCGGTTCGGTGTTTATGCAGGCGCTCAGTTCCAAGGCAACCCAGCGCCAGGTTACAGCTCTACCCAGGCGATTGAAGCCATGGAGGAAGTGGTTCAAGAAACACTGGGTAGAAACTGGGGGATGGGTTGGACAGGGACCGCCTACCAAGAGTCTAACCTTGGCAATACCGCCACGCTTGCTATCGTGTTCGGTATCTTGATGGTGTTCCTGATCCTGGCGGCACAGTACGAAAGCTGGTCGCTACCGCTGGCGGTACTGACCGCCACGCCGTTTGCCTTCCTAGGGGGGATTGCTGGCATTGTGCTGCGCGGCTTGGACACCAGTGTGTATGTGCAGATTGGCATGCTGGTGGTGGTCGGGCTGGCGGCTAAGAACGCAATCCTGATTGTTGAGTTTGCTGAGCTGCAACGTAAAGAGCAGGGTAAAACAATTCGTGAAGCAGCTATTACCGCAGCCGAGTTGCGCTTCCGGCCTATCGTCATGACGTCTCTTGCGTTTATCTTTGGCACCTTGCCGTTGGCATTGGCCACGGGTGCTAGTGATGTGAGCAGTCATCACATCGGTACTACCGTGGCGGTGGGGATGGCGTCTGTGGCGGTGCTAGGAAGCCTGTTTATTCCCAGCTTCTACGCCATGATTGCCACGGTTTCTGATTGGCTCTATCGCAAACGCCACCCCAACCGGGATGGTAATGACGAGCAGACAGCGCTAGGTCACGATCAGCCGTAA
- a CDS encoding efflux RND transporter periplasmic adaptor subunit yields MKKTIHSGRASLVTLIAALALAACGQEQPQEQQGGQQEAPPYAVEVTEIARQDIPLNKSYPSLLRSDSEVTLVARVNGFLEERHFEPGQLVEQGDRLYTIEPDLYQATVNQREADLQSARAELARAQRDAQRFEQLLSQNSVSRQQYDQALADQRVAQANVAQAEAALSSANLDLGYSNVTAPVSGMISLSQINVGNLVTPGTELATITPLDPLEVRFQLPQRDAFELRRQLGEGGSASDITARLTVPGQNSDDSTELEGRLNFLGSRVDTGTSTVQASATFANPDGAVLPGQFVRVRIEGLKRFDVLAVPEIAVTQGLMGPQVFIVDDDNKARERTVQLGEVAGPWQIIRDGLTAGERVVVGDPAGLEPGRAIEPQPFEGNAGAIVEEAEQEEAQQEAEQAEAMQEVAADAQPPEGEEGAQ; encoded by the coding sequence ATGAAGAAGACGATTCACTCAGGTAGAGCGAGTCTAGTGACGCTGATAGCGGCATTGGCGCTAGCCGCATGCGGCCAGGAGCAGCCTCAGGAACAGCAAGGCGGGCAGCAGGAAGCGCCGCCTTATGCGGTCGAAGTCACTGAGATAGCCCGGCAGGATATCCCACTGAATAAATCCTACCCGTCGCTACTGCGCAGCGACAGTGAAGTGACGTTGGTGGCGCGGGTAAATGGCTTTCTCGAAGAGCGTCATTTTGAACCAGGGCAGCTCGTGGAGCAGGGCGATCGGCTCTATACCATTGAGCCAGACCTTTACCAAGCGACGGTGAACCAGCGTGAGGCTGACCTGCAGAGTGCACGTGCTGAGTTGGCCCGCGCCCAGCGCGATGCCCAGCGTTTTGAACAGCTGTTGAGCCAAAACTCAGTGAGTCGTCAGCAGTATGACCAAGCACTGGCCGACCAGCGTGTTGCTCAGGCAAATGTCGCTCAGGCAGAAGCTGCGTTATCCAGCGCTAACCTGGATTTAGGCTACTCAAACGTTACCGCCCCCGTGTCTGGCATGATCAGCTTAAGCCAGATAAACGTCGGTAACCTGGTAACCCCAGGAACCGAGTTAGCCACCATCACACCGCTTGATCCCCTTGAGGTGCGGTTTCAACTACCGCAGCGCGATGCCTTTGAATTGCGTCGTCAATTGGGTGAGGGCGGCAGTGCATCAGACATTACCGCACGGTTGACTGTGCCAGGGCAAAATAGCGATGACAGCACTGAACTTGAAGGCCGCCTAAACTTCTTAGGTTCGCGTGTGGATACCGGTACCAGCACGGTGCAGGCGTCAGCAACGTTCGCCAACCCGGATGGCGCGGTATTGCCCGGCCAATTTGTGCGGGTTCGTATTGAGGGCTTGAAGCGCTTTGATGTACTGGCCGTACCGGAAATTGCCGTGACTCAAGGCTTAATGGGGCCGCAGGTCTTTATTGTTGATGATGACAATAAAGCCCGCGAGCGCACGGTTCAGCTCGGTGAAGTGGCTGGCCCATGGCAGATCATCCGTGATGGCCTGACCGCTGGCGAGCGTGTAGTGGTGGGTGACCCGGCGGGCTTGGAACCAGGTCGGGCCATTGAACCTCAACCGTTTGAGGGTAACGCTGGCGCTATTGTCGAAGAGGCCGAACAGGAAGAGGCTCAGCAAGAAGCCGAACAGGCAGAGGCAATGCAGGAAGTGGCGGCTGACGCACAGCCTCCTGAAGGGGAAGAGGGCGCGCAATAA
- a CDS encoding TolC family outer membrane protein, with amino-acid sequence MRLAHWAVNAPFRPLLLAVLTSSFVLPAQAADLVTITRDAISNNATLASARAEFSSVEASRDVVRGGLLPQVNASGNVVHNRQYESQTSTRAGGITDPTSPGVGGSEDNFNTASLSLEATQALFNAVTRQEVNQAERQIDQQVYLLAATEQQLLIDVAGAYFDILRAHEVLDARLAQERAIGRQLEQASEQFEVGLIAITEVEEARASFDQSRADRIAAESNLQVAFEVLEQLTGRRYATIDALGDMPVELPSPSSRDYWVEQAIERNPQVLAQQAGIELSRVGVEVARAGRLPTVQAFANYQYADSDREALSGHDSSSQLGVSANLPIYTGGSTSASIRQGTFQLERSQYDFESQRRTTIQQVRSLYTQVSNNVETVEARQQAIVSNRSALEATRAGYEVGTRNIVDVLNAEQSLYNAIANYAEARYDYVVNLLSLRQQAGLLDVAAIEEVNAWLTGDAVNFTLPESGDADAYQRAINIGAPPTPGA; translated from the coding sequence ATGCGACTGGCACACTGGGCAGTCAATGCCCCTTTTCGTCCCCTGCTGTTAGCAGTGCTTACGTCCTCCTTTGTGCTGCCTGCCCAGGCGGCAGACCTGGTTACCATCACGCGTGATGCGATCAGCAATAATGCGACGCTGGCGTCGGCACGCGCTGAGTTTTCCAGTGTTGAAGCGTCACGAGATGTGGTGCGCGGCGGTTTACTGCCGCAGGTCAATGCGTCGGGTAACGTGGTTCACAACCGCCAGTATGAAAGCCAAACCTCGACCAGGGCTGGGGGGATTACCGATCCAACGTCCCCAGGCGTAGGTGGAAGTGAGGACAACTTCAATACAGCGTCGCTGTCACTGGAAGCCACGCAGGCTCTGTTTAACGCGGTCACCCGTCAAGAAGTAAACCAAGCAGAGCGTCAAATTGACCAGCAGGTGTACCTGTTAGCGGCCACCGAGCAGCAATTGTTGATTGATGTGGCGGGTGCCTATTTTGACATTTTGCGTGCTCATGAAGTGTTAGACGCACGCTTAGCCCAAGAGCGTGCCATTGGCCGCCAATTAGAGCAGGCCAGTGAGCAGTTTGAGGTCGGGCTGATCGCGATTACCGAAGTGGAAGAGGCGCGGGCGAGTTTTGACCAGTCTCGAGCCGACCGTATTGCCGCTGAAAGTAATCTCCAGGTGGCCTTCGAAGTGCTTGAGCAACTGACGGGACGCCGTTATGCCACCATCGATGCGTTGGGCGATATGCCCGTTGAGTTGCCCTCTCCCAGCAGCCGTGATTACTGGGTTGAGCAGGCGATCGAGCGTAATCCTCAAGTGCTGGCACAGCAGGCGGGGATTGAGCTTTCCAGAGTGGGGGTAGAGGTCGCTCGGGCGGGTCGCCTTCCTACCGTTCAGGCGTTTGCCAACTATCAATACGCTGACAGTGATAGGGAGGCCCTCAGTGGCCACGACTCCTCAAGCCAGCTAGGGGTATCGGCGAACCTGCCTATTTACACCGGCGGCAGCACAAGTGCGAGTATCCGTCAGGGAACCTTCCAGCTCGAACGCAGCCAGTACGACTTTGAATCTCAGCGCCGCACCACGATTCAGCAGGTACGTTCGCTGTATACCCAAGTCAGCAACAATGTCGAAACCGTTGAAGCACGCCAACAGGCGATTGTTTCTAACCGTAGTGCATTAGAAGCCACCCGCGCGGGCTATGAAGTTGGCACGCGTAACATTGTTGACGTGCTAAACGCCGAACAAAGCCTTTACAACGCCATTGCCAACTATGCCGAGGCCCGCTACGACTACGTGGTGAACTTACTGTCTCTACGCCAGCAGGCTGGTTTGCTAGATGTTGCGGCGATTGAAGAAGTTAATGCGTGGTTAACCGGGGATGCCGTGAACTTTACGCTGCCGGAAAGTGGAGATGCGGACGCTTACCAGCGAGCGATAAATATTGGCGCACCGCCGACGCCGGGCGCGTAG
- a CDS encoding sigma-54 interaction domain-containing protein codes for MYEQAPTHASATALMGRFSPLAMILIDPYIDRLLSANHAACELLCIESQPLAAPFSHRLSASLPLWVSFTDEALVQKTAWSDDLVILDMLRQPYRVEVYAQRIEGSGQLLLTLIDRHKAEQQRAKAELGRQHRQGEVGWQRVEQVFEQIEKQNQLILSAAGEGIYGLDAYGKTTFVNPAAERILGWSTEDMVGHDAHLMFHHTHADGSHFPVQQCPIHASFSDGQVHHVDNEVFWHKNGEAIPVEYTTTPIFEMGRLVGAVVLFRDIRERKRAEQQLRDALAEVESLKQRLELENEYLQEEIKAELNHRNIVGNSPAVEKLIKQIEMVAPTTANVLISGESGTGKELIARAIHAGSTRSDRPLIRVNCAAIPRDLFESEFFGHVKGAFTGAVQDRTGRFELAHGGTLFLDEVGEIPLELQSKLLRVLQDQQFERVGDNRTREVDVRVIAATNRELRDMIDEGHFREDLYFRLNVFPIDSVPLRKRIEDVPLLARHFLHRACLKFNKPGVRIPPAQLETLQRYPWPGNIRELENVIERQVIVTQNRRLSFDDLLAESPVQNTPHSVEEEQPTTQADILMTEQALCQRQRDNTLRALAITNGKISGGGGAAELLGLKPTTLSSRLQKWGVDPRGFR; via the coding sequence ATGTATGAGCAAGCACCCACTCACGCTTCGGCCACCGCCTTGATGGGGCGTTTTTCTCCCTTGGCGATGATCCTTATAGACCCTTACATCGATAGGCTGTTATCCGCCAATCACGCCGCCTGCGAGTTGCTCTGCATTGAATCCCAGCCATTAGCAGCCCCGTTTAGCCATCGCCTAAGCGCATCACTGCCGCTATGGGTCAGCTTTACCGATGAGGCGCTGGTACAAAAAACGGCATGGTCAGATGATTTGGTAATACTCGATATGCTGCGCCAGCCCTACCGAGTGGAGGTTTACGCCCAGCGCATTGAGGGCTCAGGGCAGCTGTTATTAACCCTGATTGATCGCCATAAAGCCGAACAGCAGCGGGCAAAAGCGGAACTGGGGCGCCAGCATCGCCAGGGAGAGGTGGGCTGGCAGCGTGTTGAGCAGGTATTTGAGCAGATTGAAAAGCAAAACCAGCTGATTCTTAGTGCCGCGGGTGAGGGCATTTATGGCTTGGATGCTTATGGCAAAACCACCTTTGTAAATCCCGCCGCCGAACGCATTTTGGGCTGGAGCACGGAAGATATGGTGGGCCACGATGCCCACTTAATGTTCCACCACACCCATGCTGATGGGAGCCACTTCCCCGTGCAGCAGTGCCCGATTCATGCCTCCTTTAGCGACGGCCAAGTACATCATGTCGATAATGAAGTGTTTTGGCACAAAAACGGCGAAGCGATTCCGGTGGAGTACACCACTACACCTATTTTTGAGATGGGCCGGTTAGTGGGGGCCGTGGTGCTGTTTCGTGATATCCGCGAGCGCAAGCGTGCAGAGCAGCAGTTGCGTGATGCGCTGGCGGAAGTGGAATCACTCAAGCAGCGTTTAGAGCTGGAAAACGAATACCTTCAAGAAGAGATTAAAGCCGAGCTGAACCACCGCAATATTGTGGGAAATAGTCCTGCGGTGGAAAAGCTAATCAAGCAGATTGAGATGGTCGCACCCACAACCGCTAACGTGCTGATTAGCGGCGAGTCGGGTACTGGCAAAGAGCTGATTGCCCGCGCCATTCATGCGGGCAGCACACGCAGCGACCGGCCGCTTATTCGCGTGAACTGTGCGGCGATTCCCCGGGACCTCTTTGAGAGTGAATTCTTCGGCCATGTGAAAGGTGCTTTTACCGGCGCGGTTCAGGATCGAACCGGGCGCTTTGAGCTGGCCCACGGTGGCACGCTATTTTTAGATGAAGTAGGTGAAATACCCTTAGAACTGCAGAGTAAATTGCTAAGAGTGCTACAGGATCAGCAGTTTGAGCGCGTGGGGGATAATCGCACGCGCGAAGTCGACGTGCGGGTGATTGCCGCCACCAACCGTGAACTGCGAGACATGATCGACGAAGGCCACTTCCGTGAAGACCTCTATTTCCGCCTGAATGTGTTTCCGATTGATTCGGTGCCGCTACGCAAACGGATTGAAGACGTGCCGCTGCTGGCACGACACTTTTTACACCGCGCCTGCCTCAAGTTTAATAAGCCGGGCGTACGCATACCGCCAGCGCAACTGGAGACTCTGCAGCGCTACCCTTGGCCAGGCAATATTCGTGAGCTTGAGAATGTGATCGAGCGGCAAGTGATTGTTACACAGAATCGGCGACTCTCTTTTGATGATCTGCTAGCAGAGTCGCCGGTGCAAAATACTCCGCACAGTGTTGAGGAAGAGCAGCCTACTACGCAGGCAGACATCCTTATGACAGAGCAGGCATTGTGCCAACGGCAGCGAGATAACACCTTGCGGGCACTTGCTATCACCAATGGCAAGATATCGGGCGGCGGCGGGGCCGCTGAGCTACTGGGTCTCAAACCCACCACGCTCTCTTCTAGGTTGCAGAAATGGGGAGTTGACCCTCGGGGTTTTCGCTAG
- a CDS encoding CmpA/NrtA family ABC transporter substrate-binding protein — MKDNNDHSSLGNPFDHRQSLIHGRHCDCHDCQPTAKSMTTPAQASASSVPTDSDAMMDRMVESALVRGMFGHSDMHRRQFMKLVGGGTAAAALASLLPMDAIKAAVKEDLGPLEKTQLNVGFVPITCATPIIMAHPMGFYQRYGLDVSVIKTAGWAVARDKSLNGEYDAAHMLTPMPLAMTLGAGSNPEPFIMPAVENINGQAIVLHNDHIDKRDPQQWKGFIFGVPFEYSMHNFLLRYYVAEHGLDPDQDIQIRVIPPPEMVANLRAGNIDGFLSPDPFNQRAVFERIGFIHLLTKEIWDGHPCCAFATSARFARENPNSYGALLRAIIDATQYSSDPANRSEIAEAIAPTNYLNQPVTVIEQVLTGRFADGLGGVQNVPDRIDFDPFPWHSMAVWILTQMKRWGYIEGHVDYQQIARDVYLATDTQTVMRELGYDAPEETSRNYQIMGKTFDYTQPEAYVESFVIRRS, encoded by the coding sequence ATGAAAGACAATAACGACCACAGCAGTCTCGGCAATCCATTCGATCACCGGCAATCACTGATTCATGGACGACACTGTGATTGTCACGACTGTCAGCCGACGGCGAAATCGATGACCACCCCGGCACAGGCAAGCGCCTCTTCGGTGCCAACCGACAGCGACGCGATGATGGACCGAATGGTCGAAAGCGCCCTGGTACGCGGTATGTTTGGTCACAGCGACATGCATCGGCGTCAATTTATGAAACTAGTCGGCGGCGGCACTGCCGCTGCAGCGCTCGCCAGCCTGCTGCCCATGGATGCCATTAAAGCAGCGGTTAAAGAAGATTTAGGCCCGCTGGAAAAAACCCAGTTAAACGTGGGTTTTGTGCCGATCACCTGCGCCACGCCCATCATTATGGCGCACCCTATGGGCTTTTATCAGCGCTATGGCCTGGATGTCTCGGTGATTAAAACCGCAGGCTGGGCGGTCGCGCGGGATAAATCGCTCAACGGTGAGTATGACGCGGCCCACATGCTGACGCCGATGCCGCTGGCCATGACCTTAGGCGCAGGCTCTAACCCCGAGCCGTTCATCATGCCCGCCGTAGAGAACATCAACGGCCAAGCCATTGTGCTGCACAACGACCACATCGATAAGCGCGATCCGCAGCAGTGGAAAGGCTTTATCTTCGGCGTGCCGTTTGAGTACTCCATGCACAACTTCCTGCTGCGCTACTATGTGGCCGAACACGGTCTTGACCCCGATCAGGACATTCAGATCCGTGTTATTCCGCCCCCCGAGATGGTCGCCAACCTGCGCGCGGGCAATATAGATGGTTTCCTATCGCCCGACCCGTTTAACCAACGGGCCGTGTTCGAGCGCATCGGCTTTATTCATCTGCTGACTAAAGAGATTTGGGACGGACACCCCTGCTGCGCCTTTGCCACCAGCGCCCGTTTTGCCCGTGAAAACCCCAATTCCTACGGCGCCCTGCTGCGGGCAATCATCGATGCTACGCAGTACTCGTCCGACCCTGCCAATCGCTCGGAGATCGCCGAGGCGATTGCCCCGACGAACTATCTTAACCAGCCCGTCACGGTCATTGAGCAGGTACTAACCGGGCGCTTCGCCGACGGCTTAGGTGGCGTGCAGAACGTACCCGATCGCATTGATTTCGACCCCTTCCCCTGGCACTCCATGGCAGTGTGGATCCTGACTCAGATGAAGCGTTGGGGGTATATAGAAGGCCATGTGGATTACCAGCAAATTGCCCGGGATGTGTATCTCGCGACCGATACGCAAACGGTCATGCGCGAGCTGGGTTATGACGCCCCCGAAGAGACCTCGCGCAACTACCAAATCATGGGCAAAACCTTCGATTACACCCAACCCGAAGCTTACGTCGAAAGCTTTGTTATTCGCAGGAGCTAA